Proteins found in one Dermacentor silvarum isolate Dsil-2018 chromosome 8, BIME_Dsil_1.4, whole genome shotgun sequence genomic segment:
- the LOC119461493 gene encoding 39S ribosomal protein L42, mitochondrial-like, with the protein MLACRRLLALRSQTTLISACSPHQGQCYSTTKALHKSQSKQKIVLTDDGSTIVCWHPEEEFPYEHTQPLPNIRSKLNEESSALKLQYRLENIETHYRNERLEIEALTKMTYTTKHRWYPNNNKKYKDPNPPVDREGL; encoded by the exons ATGTTAGCGTGTCGTCGACTACTCGCTCTTCGTTCTCAAACCACGCTCATCTCGGCGTGCTCGCCGCACCAAG GTCAATGTTACAGCACGACCAAGGCCCTTCATAAATCGCAGTC AAAGCAGAAGATCGTGCTTACGGATGATGGCTCCACGATTGTCTGCTGGCATCCAGAAGAGGAGTTTCCCTATGAGCATACgcag CCGCTGCCAAATATAAGGTCCAAGCTGAATGAG GAAAGCTCTGCACTGAAGCTGCAGTACCGATTGGAAAATATCGAGACACATTACCGAAATGAACGGTTGGAGATTGAAGCTCTGACAAAAATGACATACACCACCAAGCACAGATGGTATCCGAA cAACAACAAGAAGTATAAGGATCCCAATCCGCCAGTTGATAGAGAAGGGCTGTAA